tggggaaaaagaaaaacaacataaaagCAAGAAGAAAGTAATGGTTGTTTTTGCCTTTGAACTTGTACCAAAGTAGGAAAGAAgtgaacatttattaaacattcaGCATGTGCCAAATGCTGTGCTAAACGATTCACATATAGTCATCTCGTTTCATCCTCACTTCAGTCCTATGaggtatagaaagaaaaaagaccaagaTCCCTCCATTCATTTGCCAAAGGCCTCGTTCTTTATATAtggatggtttagttgctaagtcgtatccgactcttgcgaccccatggactgtagccgtctgtccatgggattctccaggcaagaatactggagttgattgccatttccttcttcaggggatcttcctgacccggaaatcaaacctgggtcccctgcattgcaggcagattatttatatATACTGCTTCTTTAAAGggagagtgtgtgtatatatgtatgtttatattttttcatttatttagtgaTTCCTAGTCTGAGCACTGTATTAGACATCAGTGAACATAAAGTATTGCTCTTACCTTcatagagcttacattctagaggGAGATCCACAGAGTGTTGTATATAAAATGTCCCCGTGAAGATAAGTATTTTGAGAAAAAAGGAAGCAGGTAAGGAGAACAGAAAGTGCCAGGGTGGGTTCTGTTTGGATTATGTGGTCAGGAGAGACATTTTGGTGAGGCAGCAGTTGAGCAGGAAGCAAGGCAGTGAGCCATGCAGACGTCTGCGAGTTGGGTGTTCCAGGCGGAGTAATCAGGAGCAGTAAGGCCGGTGTGTGTGCCCACCATGTTTGCTGTGGTCCTGAGACAGGGCTGTAAACTGACTGACCGTGGCCTTTCTCATCTCTTACATTGTTAGAAGTAACGAAGATCCTTCTGTTTGCTGCACAAGCGTCTCATCACTTAGTACCCCCAGAGGTGAGAACTCTTAAACTTTACTTCTGTCAGGATCTAGTGAGTACCTAGCAGTGCCACTGAGTAATCCCACAGAGATTACTGTCCTCCCCGCCTTCTTAAACTGAGTAGAAGAGACACTAGCTCTTAAGGACACTTATATAGAGAAgtttatttatagaaataaaaacattttactaTAGAAAATATAGTTTGTTTTGAACCAGCAGTTGAGAATTCTTGTTTTGTTGAGTAGCCAAATTTTATCCTAGAGAAGGCAAGAATATCAGTGAATTTATATAGTGATTATTTTTCAAAGCTGGTAGTTCCTTTCTTTGATTAAAACAGTGTTGGATAAACCTGGGTCAAAGCAAATTTTTAACCAGTGTTGAAAACTTATATTAAAGGAGAGCCAGATTTAATCTCAGAATAGCCAAGAAGACAGCTGAAACCCAAAGTAGAGTACTTTTCTGTGTTCCTCAGTCTTGATCCTTCCACCTCCCAAACCAAAGGTGGAGGGCTGTTTTTCCACTGTGATAGTCTATCGTCCCTTCATCGTCAAAGCACTTGAGTAGGTGGAGACGTTACCAATACTCATATCCTTTCTTTCCATCCCATTCAGATCATCCAGTCATTGCTCATGACTGTGGCCAACAATTTTGTTACTGACAAGAACTCTGGAGAAGTCATGACAGTGGGGTATGTGGAACATGGCTGGAGGCAGTGGCTGTGGTTTTCACCTACTGGCTTTGCTTTCCATTACCAGGATGTGAAATTTCAGCTAAAATGTGCCCTCTGAGAAAAACTTAAAGTATACTTCAGCCTTCtcagtatttttcttctcttgataattttttaatttattggttAGAATTTTGAGCCAGAGAAAAGATTTCTGTGCTTCtaattaacattttgttttttaactagcTTTTTACTCTTTCAAATGAATGCTTGTGTGCAGTCTAAGTATTTTTTCCCCTGTCTGCTACCCTGAATTCCTGTCGTCCCTGGAACAAATGATTCATTATTAAATGATTCTTTAATCCTAGAGCAGTTCAGTGACCTTTTTGATTAATTCAAAAACACTTAATAAGTGTGAGCACTGGTTTAGGATGTCCAGTCTGTCCTGATAACTAAGTAGTATGCTGAGCAACTGCTTTTTATCTCACTTGGAAAACATTGCTGGGAGATAACAGCCCTAGAGACTAACTTTTTGGGTGGAataggggggaggggaggggatgtaTATGTAattgtgactgattcatgttgatgtacggtagaaaccaacaaaacattgtaaagcagttatcctccaattaaaaaaaaaaaaactttacttgACCTAATACAGTTTCCCTTAGAGTTGGCGAATAAATGCTGCCAACATATACAAGCCCACCTCCTTTTATTGCCCTTTGCTTTACACATTGAAGGTCTGTGGCAACTTTGTGTGGGGCAAGTCTAATGGCGACATCTTTCCAACAACATTTGCTCACTCCATGTCTGTGTGTAACGTTTTGGTAATCCACCAGCGTAAAGATTATGCCTCACTGAAGGCTTAGATGAAGGTTAGCATTTTTAGCAGTAAAGTATGTTTTAATTAAgggtatgtacattttttcttaaacataATGCTGTTCacatttaatagactacagtatagttgAAACATAACTTTTGTatacactgggaaaccaaaaaatatgtgtgacttgctttattgcattaTTCTGGAACCAGACCTGCACTGTGTCTGAGGCATGCCTGTATTTTACAGAGGTGAAAATGTTGCTTATTCTTCTAATAGAGGAAATAGCAGTAAACTGTGTGGAATCAAACCCCTCTGAGGCTGCCCACATTCCACCATGCTGCAGTTTTAGAGACCTCAGCCCTATAAAACTGACCTTATATTCCTTGTGATTTAgtctttttagaaaattttcttgGGTTGAATCACCTGAAactcctgtttatttattttttatttcattttttccttttttagaatCAATGCTATAAAAGAGATAACAGCTCGATGTCCTCTGGCCATGACTGAGGAACTTCTGCAAGACCTGGCTCAGTATAAGACACACAAAGATAAGAGTAAGTGCTCTGTTATTCTCAGTAGATGAAGGAGTATAGAGTGTCTCATTTTTGTCTCAATAGACTCTTTGCTCTGAAGTCTCTAGTTAAAGCTGTTATTTTCCAGATGTGATGATGTCTGCTAGAACCTTGATTCAGCTCTTCCGAACACTGAATCCTCAGATGTTACAAAAAAAATTCCGGGTAGGTGAAGCGTACATATGTTGATCAAGGATTTGGTCTCAGAAAGTGAGAGTAATTCCCTACAATTTGAGTTTGAGTACTTCTGGtgcttggagtaggaaatggcagcccactccagtattcttgcctgggaaatcccatggacagaggaacctgggggtcAGGCTGTCAGTGCTAGACtagatggggttgcaaagagtcgggcgcAACTGAGCACATATCTGATGCTTCCATTCAGAGTGTTGGTGATACACGTAGTTTTATTCTTTAAACTCAGAATAAAGTTGAATACTGTTCCTTAACTATTTTATAGTTGGTATATGCTCTTTGATACTGAATGAGTCTTGTAGACCTTTTCAGATCTATAGCTGATGACAGCATTGAACAGGCTATTCCTTAATCAGATACTACCTCTGTTGAGGTGGGAGGAAATGAGATGTATgtatgtaacagaagcagaaatctCGAGACTTAAATATCAAAGTTTCCTGGGGTAGTtcagaagaaagcaagaaaacagtgGGCAGAGTTTTGAGAGGGAATTTACTTTGACCCAAGACATTGGTGAACTGTTTTTGTCATtcatttgcttccattttttgTGGTTCTCCTGAGTTCATAATCCTAGAGAATCCTTTTCATGAATAATGTTTTGCTGTCTAAGCAAAAAACTAGTTCCTTTCCTTTAGGGTAAACCTACCGAAGCCTCCATAGAAGCAAGAGTGCAAGAATACGGAGAACTGGATGCTAAAGATTACATTCCAGGAGCAGAAATTCTGGAAGTTGAAAACGGAGAAGAAAATGCTGAAGGCGATGAAGGTTTGTTCTTATTGCACCGTTATTCAGGACAGAATCACTCCTGCTATATCTGTATTGACCTTGAAATCTTTATCCTGTCTGGACATTCATTCAGCTGATGTTAACTGAGTAATAACTACTGCTGCGGGCATTGCAGGTATTAATGGGCGTTGATGGGTGTGGTTCCTGCTCTGAGGGAACTGACATTCTATTGTAGGAAATGCTTTTTTGTGTCCTTCAGATTGGCTGCCCCTTATCAAGGGCATGCTGTTTGATACTTGGGAAAGATaatgggtttttgttgttgttattgcctAGAAAAAAATGGTGAGGATTACAGTCTCTAGCAGTCCTCCTATTGAAGGAGAAAACTTGTTGAACTTGTTGAGGAATGCTTGAGGAACCCTGTTCTGATTTCCAAGATTAGCATTTATTCCTTTGGTTACTAGAGTCCTATCTTCTTCCTGTCTGCTCATTATTTCAACAAAACTTTCGTAAACATTAGCTATGAGCCAGCCATTGTCAGAGAATTTTCATAAACAGCTAATAAAGCATTAACAGGATTTATGATTAGAGTCAGGTATAAGGGCTGGAGAGAGGTCAGGTACGCCCCAGAGGTTCAATAAAAGCTTCAAGAAAATGGTGAGCCATGACTCATACTTTGAATGCTGAGCGAGCAGTTGTAGAATAGTGGAGACTTTGCAGGCGAAGGATTTAGGAAACTTTTAGAATGTAGGATACAAGGTGATGCACAGAAAGCTGAGACTGGAGATGGCGTTGGGGCCTTCTCGTGAGTGGTGGTGTGCCATGCCTACGAGCTGGGACGCTGTCTTACAGAATGTGGGTGTCCCCAGGGAACTGCAGGTGTCCTTGACTGGGAAAACTCTCTGTGGTAGCTCCATTAGGAACTCTGATGCCTTTTTAATGAGATGTCTACAAGGTTCTTGCACAACCAGAATTTTCTGCCTTGGTTCTCTGAATGATTTGTTTCTAACTAATTTCTCAAACATTTAAGCATgcttagaaaagttaaataactcTTATGCAGTCACTGTAAATATACAGGTACAGTATATTGGTGAAAAGAACACGGGCTCTGGAGTCATACGTGATTTTCCTAATTTCGGCATAGACTGCATTTCTAGCAGTCTTTTGGCCTGGGGCAGGTTATGTAACTTGAGAATCTACTCCTCTTTTGTTGAGTCATGACAGTCAGAGAAAGATTGTCAGATTTTGGCTCATGATGGATGCTTAATCAGTGTTTATTCTCCATTCCTTGACTTAGTTAAATTGATGTGACTTATTTAACAATACTACTACTCCACTCTTGGTGAGCACCTACTTGAGGTTCATCACCTAAGTTTTCTTTTGCTTGATTTACCGCAGTGTACCCTGAGCGCTGAACAGAGGGCGGGGTTGCTGACACGCTCTTTTTCATGCAGATGGCTGGGAGAGTGCCAGTCTCAGTGACGAGGCAGATTCCGATGGTGAATGGGTTGACGTGCCCCATTCTTCTGACGAAGAACAGAAAGAGATCGTAAGTCCTAAAAGTTCCTCTCCCGAGTGTTGAGGGGCTACCCTCTCAGAGCTGATGGCCGTTTAAGCCCGTGTTGTGTTCTCTCAAGTCTGAGAAACTGAACAGCATGCCGCTGGAGGAGCGGAAGGCCAAGGCGGCGGCCGTCAGCACTAGCCGAGTGTTAAGTCAGGAAGACTTCCAGAAAATCCGAATGGCCCAAATGAGGAAAGAGCTCGACGCTGCCCCTGGGAAAGCCCAGAAGAGGAAATACATCGAAATAGACAGCGATGAGGAGCGCAGGTAAGACGGCGCATGCACCAGGTCTTCAGTCGGCTCACGTGATTATGAAAGTTATAGGAAAAGGAATTCTATCCTTGTTTGATACTATGGTTTTTCTCTTCACCCCAGGGGTGAGTTACTTTCTCTTCGGGACATTGAACGCCTTCATAAAAAGCCGAAGTCTGACAAGGAGACAAGACTAGCAACTGCCATGGTGAGTGAGGCGTGTCATTGCCTGGGTCTTTAAACAGACAGATACAGTGAAGTGAAATACGACTCAGAACTTGCATAGGCACAGAAAAGCTGTCATTAGAATAGAAGCCATAGATGGGAAGTTAGGTGAGTTTTAGCAACTTGATAGTCATGTAACCGCCATCCAAGACATGATGTGGAGCACAGAAAGGCACCAGGACATTTTCACAGTTTAAAGGAGGCCCAGTCCATTTATCAAAGCTATGAGAAAAGCAGTGGAATGTTTATAGTCATTAAAGAAAAGCCAGAGACAGTTGGAGCCTGCCTACCTTTCCAGCTTCATTTTCTCTGCCTGTATTGTTTCAGACACCATTCAAAACGCGCTCCACATCACCCTCTGTTCCATTGGTACTGACATCTCTTTAGATAAGTTTGAAAACCCTTGTTTCTTCCCCACAGCTGTGCATAAACTATTCCTACTTCCTGAAATACCCTACCCTTCCCACCTTTCCTCACCAGAAAGGCCTTCACCCTGCAATGAACAGCTCACGAGGTCTCCCTTTCTCAGAGACTGCTCTGACCTCTTGGAAGCCATTTGTTCCACTGTGCTCCCCAGCCCCATTACAGTACATCACAGTCATGTCTCCCCCGGACTGAGCTGTCACCAGGGAGCAGGAACTGGGTTCCATCCACCTTCCTGTCCTTGGCTTGCAGTGGAGCTGCCACAGAGAAGATGTGTATGTTGATACGATAACTCCTGCTATGGTATTttttgtgcgtgtgtgctaataGGCTGGAAAAACAGACCGAAAAGAATTTGTGAGGAAGAAAACCAAAATGAATCCATTTTCCAGTTCCAccaataaagagaagaaaaagcagaagaacttCATGATGATGCGGTATAGTCATAATGTCCGGTCAAAAAATAAGCGTTCCTTCCGCGAAAAGCAGGTGAGTTCTATCGGAAGCTTGACTAGgcagagtggtggtggtggtctgcGACTTCTCTACGTGTGGGTGGAACTGTGCCCTCTAAGACCTTGTGTAATGTGTGTCTCAGGATTAATGGGCTGCATTCTTAGAGAGCATGGAGAGGTGGAGAGCAGTCAGGGCGTATAAATCCTGTACCTAACTTGGTTGAGATTCAGCTGTGTGATCCTTGGGTTTTTTTGAGTATTTGTTATATGCCTAGTGCTTTTCTCCAAAAAGCATTATTATGTGTGGTAATATctcagaaagggcttcccagatggctcagtggtaaagaacctgcctgccaatgcaggagacgcgtgtttgatctctgggtcaaagAAGATCCCcggcagaaggaaatgacaacgcactccagtgttctagcctgggaaattccatgaacaaagccttgcagactacagtccacagggtcgcaaagcgtggaacaagactgagcgactaagcaatgACAGTGTCTCAGAAACAGCTTCAGGAGAGCAGTGCAGACTAAACAGTCTGTCCCTGGCATGGTCCTGCCTCTGTGTGCCCTTAGAGGCCTTTGGCATTTTATTTTACCCACTTTCTGTCTTGGGCGAGTAGTCCTGTTATTGTAGTaaaacagatttttgtttttatatccttGTCTACTGGGAATGTACCAGAGTATATATCTAAATGTACCCAGAAGAATCTCTAGGAAATCAGGTTAAGTAAATGTCAGTGCCACATCCTGAACCAGCGTTCCTAAATTGCAAGCCAGTTATGAGCCTCCCGGTTCCGAATGTGAGAGCCAGCTCTCTAGGGCAGGGCTCTGTCTGTGTGGGAACCGAGTCAGAATGAACTAAATTAAGGTACCCCTTAATGCCTACCTACCTATTTAAACTTTCTAGTTCTCAACTGTttagctgctactgctgctaagtcgcatcagtcatgtctgactctgtgtgaccccatagacggcaggccaccaggctcccccgtccctgggattctccaggcaagaacactggagtgggttgccatttccttctccaatgcatgaaagtgaagtcgctcagtcatatccaactctttgcaaccctctggactgtagcctaccaggcacctccgtccatgggattttccaggcaagagtactggagtggggtgccattgccttctctgcaactGTTTAGCAGCATTGTATAAGTAATAAAATGACAATATTCTGAATAGAAGTTGTTGAAAGCTGAGTGAAAGATGccattaaagattttaaatagtctcggacttccctggtggtccagtgggtaagaatccacctgccagtgctgggggcgggggttcagtccccggtccaggaagatcacaCTTGCTGAGGAgcggctaagcccgtgtgccacaactgcggAGCCCACGTGCTCTACaatgtgctccacaacaagagaagccactgcgatgggAAGCCCGTGCCCCCCAACTAGGGGGTGGTCCCTGCTCAGGGCAACTAGAGATGACCAgcgacgaagacccagtgcagccagaaattaattaactttaaaagattttaaattgaattttcccAGTTCCATTTAAATTCATGGTTGAATTGATTAAATCCATTAGTttatccttccttgcctcttgtacgattttacagttgaggaaatagTTGGCAGGCCTTGCCTTATTTTGAGATGTTTATAATCTTGCTACACTTAGCTAGGAGCATTCCCTTCCCCACTTCCTCTATTTTTAGCAGCTTTTTTTTGGCATGATAGAGAAGCCTTGCGTTGTTCCCATCAGCACCTCTGGAAGTATCAAATATTtgtcttaaataattttttaagagaaagttAAGAGTTCATTGGACATGCGCACACGTTGGTTCAAGAATGCTTTTTCCTCCTCCGGTTTTCTTGCCATGATCAGAacttctgtgtttgttttcttgtcctgtgttttcttcagggTCTCTTCATTATGAAGCTTGACTCTGGGTTCCTAATTTTCTCTATTCTGTCCTTCCCTCTAGGCCAGCAGAGTAATCaatatgaaaattattaaatGAGCTATTGTACACTCTGTTTTTGAGCTAATTGAAACCCAGTGTGTTTTACACTTGCgctctgtgctgtgttcagtcgctcagtcatgtctgcctctttgtgaccccatggactgtagcccgccaggctcctctgtctatggggattctccaggcaagaattccagagtgggttgccatgccctcccccaggggatcttcccaaaccagggatgaaacccaggtctcctgcattgcaggtggattctttaccgtctgagccaccagggaagcccatgaatactgcagtgggtagcctatcccttcttcagggaatcttcccgacccaggagttgaaccagggtctcctgcactgaaggtggattctttaccagctgagctgcttcAGCTGGGGACTGAACCAGGGACTGTTTGGACTAGCCATGTTTCATTGCCCAACAGCCATGTGTAGCTAGTGGCCACTGTATTGGATGGTGCAGTTATAGAGCATCTCCCAAAAGAGGCGAGACCAGAGAAGGAAGGTAAAGCacagagaagaggagaggagaggacctTGCAGTGTGTTTAGATGGCGGGCTGTGAACGAGGAAGGGACCTGATGCATGTGTGAGAGTAGCCTGTGCTTTGTTACAGAGTTTAGTGAGTGGAATTAAATCCATGTAACCTGAGCTGTAACATTGTTAgctgattgttgttcagtcgcccagtcatgtccaactctttacgactccatggactgcaatatgccaggcctctctgtccctcaccgtctcctgaagtttgcccaagttcatgtccattgcattggtggtATATTATTAGCTAATATATTGTTCCTAACCGTATGTATGACTATTCCACAGCTTTCCAGTTTTGAACTTATTTAatcaatatataataatatgaatGGATACTATATTTAAACTGACtttacagatatgaaaataatacatatatggCTAACTCAGAAATACCTTCTTAGCCATGCAACTTGGTTGAAAGTTGGTTGAAAGaaacttgttaatttttttctaccaTAAGTGTCCCAGTTATTCTGCCTGTCTACACAGACATACTAAGACCCAGGCTGAGTTAAAGGCAAGAAGTCAATaacttaaaatcataaaattcaaAAAGTTTGAATATGTAGATGTAGAGCCAGGCAACCTCCACCCCCACAAAATGCTTTAAAGTTTCTA
The DNA window shown above is from Cervus elaphus chromosome 6, mCerEla1.1, whole genome shotgun sequence and carries:
- the SDAD1 gene encoding protein SDA1 homolog isoform X2, which encodes MTFCKALILLRNKNLINPSSLLELFFELLRCHDKLLRKTLYTHIVTDIKNINAKHKNNKVNIVLQNFMYTMLRDSNATAAKISLDVMIELYRRNIWNDAKTVNVITTACFSKVTKILVAALTFFLGKDEEEKQASDSESEDEGPTARDLLVQYATGKKSSKNKKKLEKAMKVLTKHKKKKKPEVFNFSAIHLIHDPQDFAEKLLKQLESSKERFEVKMMLMNLISRLVGIHELFLFNFYPFVQRFLQPHQREVTKILLFAAQASHHLVPPEIIQSLLMTVANNFVTDKNSGEVMTVGINAIKEITARCPLAMTEELLQDLAQYKTHKDKNVMMSARTLIQLFRTLNPQMLQKKFRGKPTEASIEARVQEYGELDAKDYIPGAEILEVENGEENAEGDEDGWESASLSDEADSDGEWVDVPHSSDEEQKEISEKLNSMPLEERKAKAAAVSTSRVLSQEDFQKIRMAQMRKELDAAPGKAQKRKYIEIDSDEERRGELLSLRDIERLHKKPKSDKETRLATAMAGKTDRKEFVRKKTKMNPFSSSTNKEKKKQKNFMMMRYSHNVRSKNKRSFREKQLALRDALLKKRKRMK